From Monomorium pharaonis isolate MP-MQ-018 chromosome 9, ASM1337386v2, whole genome shotgun sequence, the proteins below share one genomic window:
- the LOC105833853 gene encoding transcription factor cwo isoform X2 has product MVTHSMDNILNMQYYPANSHVDASVHSPPPRKRRCLNKEQDPMSHRIIEKRRRDRMNNCLADLSRLIPAEYLKKGRGRVEKTEIIEMAIRHMKHLQGLRQDTKHSPVTPVHTHPEDSVDSVSHSTVASTAAEHYKLGFQECLSETMHFLIEVEGFFARDSLCVQLINHLQQHCDKIVATSDRLGFPHPELPVMNGTMNGAGYSHTSIPTICQPNGGHSDHGSSSGVSSFGDPERPLLRPAIVPPPTIVSDDSNHSTHSHSTPPGAGTISCRDRPTNYKFKSSIKQRFSAERVKSCSPPVSNGNGLDKPPSLSSHGVPIFALHDAGSFYVPLTVEASLIRPYLSFIPDTGPDTVLHPVTISVNFNQSSPPTWSQQHSPTHQPQT; this is encoded by the exons ATGGTCACGCATAGTATGGATAACATCCTGAACATGCAGTACTACCCGGCGAACAGCCATGTCGACGCGTCGGTGCATTCACCGCCGCCGAGGAAGAGACGTTGTTTGAATAAAGAG CAAGATCCAATGTCACACAGGATCATCGAGAAGCGCAGGAGAGACCGCATGAATAATTGCCTGGCTGATCTCAGTAGACTCATACCGGCAGAATACTTGAAAAAGGGTCGGGGCAGAGTTGAGAAAACGGAGATCATCGAGATGGCGATCCGCCACATGAAGCATCTTCAAGGCCTCCGGCAAG ATACCAAGCATTCGCCCGTGACGCCGGTACACACGCATCCCGAGGACAGTGTGGACAGCGTGTCTCATTCGACCGTGGCCTCCACCGCGGCGGAGCATTACAAGCTGGGATTTCAGGAGTGCCTGAGCGAAACCATGCATTTCCTTATCGAGGTCGAGGGCTTTTTCGCGAGGGATTCCCTCTGCGTACAGCTCATCAACCATTTGCAGCAGCATTGCGACAAAATCGTAGCCACCA GTGATCGATTAGGCTTCCCGCATCCCGAGCTGCCAGTGATGAATGGCACGATGAACGGCGCCGGTTACTCGCACACGAGTATTCCGACGATATGCCAGCCCAACGGTGGCCATTCGGACCATGGTTCGAGCTCGGGCGTGAGCTCGTTTGGCGATCCGGAGCGTCCGCTGCTGCGACCGGCAATCGTGCCGCCGCCGACGATCGTAAGTGATGACAGCAACCACAGCACCCACTCACACAGCACACCGCCCGGGGCTGGAACTATCTCCTGTCGGGACCGACCGACTAATTACAAGTTCAAGAGCTCGATCAAGCAAAGGTTTTCGGCGGAGAGGGTGAAATCGTGCTCGCCACCAGTGTCAAACGGCAACGGGCTGGATAAGCCACCGTCCTTATCGTCTCATGGGGTGCCAATCTTCGCTCTGCATGATGCCGGCTCCTTTTACGTACCGCTGACAGTTGAAGCGTCTTTAATCAGACCCTATCTGAGCTTCATTCCGGACACTGGACCTGACACTGTCCTACATCCGGTCACGATATCGGTCAACTTCAATCAGTCGTCGCCGCCAACGTGGTCGCAACAGCACAGTCCTACTCACCAGCCTCAGACATAA